Proteins from a genomic interval of Pseudophryne corroboree isolate aPseCor3 chromosome 4, aPseCor3.hap2, whole genome shotgun sequence:
- the LOC134910855 gene encoding paraneoplastic antigen Ma1 homolog codes for MQQYSRSEVFDWCIRKGVTPERSFVLKGDLTDTTDGTIMTEMLFLFGVKQPRIADKQFRESGEMCAVLITTSHDLESELLPKVVAVRSNPERRWIIIWPEKDESERAAEPLIVGDMSTPASGDPSATGGEGSQSRGIEEKLGNQLEVIADKVVHQLERWHYEGSYRRLRLFSGILPVPTGEEPYEAWREAAIQQSEEWHCPDHIKKQRIVESLRGPAMGIIQATRKSNPGAAVADYFQALEYTYGTLEDVGDLVARFHHTYQEIGEKLSQYVYRLDKLIHKIVDKGGLAPAEIDSNRLKQLIRGALTTDPVAQRLRCTTLLLGSPTLNDLIKEITQEEALIANREKTHAKAVKVVVPSPEAPGSREDKLVTLVVEQNKKIDQLILALNQRVVPSSLTSSNSSRGFNSSRGNFRRGGNFISRGCFRCGQLGHRAVECSIDWGMNEVGTNVQSNNSPHQGNDGGRLAGPSPSPRNKM; via the coding sequence ATGCAACAATATTCTAGGAGTGAAGTGTTTGACTGGTGTATAAGGAagggagtaactcctgaaaggaGTTTTGTATTGAAGGGGGATCTCACAGACACCACTGATGGTACAATTATGACAGAGATGTTGTTTCTCTTTGGGGTGAAGCAACCAAGGATTGCTGATAAACAATTCAGGGaaagtggagagatgtgtgctgtattaATAACTACTAGTCATGATTTAGAGTCTGAATTGCTTCCCAAagtggtggctgtgagatctaacccAGAACGCAGGTGGATAATTATATGGCCTGAAAAGGATGAAAGTGAAAGGGCTGCTGAACCCTTAATTGTGGGTGACATGTCTACTCCGGCCAGTGGAGATCCCTCCGCGACTGGGGGAGAAGGTAGTCAATCTCGGGGCATTGAAGAAAAATTAGGTAACCAATTAGAGGTCATAGCTGATAAGGTAGTACATCAATTGGAAAGGTGGCATTATGAAGGTAGTTACAGGCGATTACGGCTTTTTTCAGGGATACTTCCTGTGCCTACTGGCGAGGAACCttatgaggcctggagggaggcagCGATACAGCAGTCTGAGGAGTGGCATTGCCCCGATCATATAAAGAAACAAAGGATAGTAGAGAGTTTACGGGGACCCGCTATGGGAATTATTCAAGCTACTAGGAAAAGTAATCCTGGGGCTGCTGTGGCTGACTACTTTCAGGCCTTAGAATATACATATGGGACATTGGAGGATGTAGGTGATTTAGTTGCCAGATTCCATCATACTTATCAGGAGATAGGAGAGAAGTTATCCCAGTATGTATATAGATTGGATAAATTAATTCATAAAATCGTAGATAAAGGAGGGTTAGCTCCCGCTGAAATAGATAGTAACCGCTTGAAACAATTAATTAGGGGAGCATTAACAACTGACCCTGTAGCTCAGCGGTTGCGCTGTACAACTTTATTATTAGGGAGTCCCACCCTTAATGATTTGATTAAGGAAATTACACAGGAAGAAGCTTTAATCGCTAATAGGGAAAAGACTCATGCCAAAGCTGTCAAAGTGGTGGTACCCTCTCCTGAGGCTCCAGGGTCGAGGGAAGATAAGTTAGTTACCTTGGTAGTGGAACAAAATAAGAAAATTGACCAGCTTATTCTTGCTTTAAATCAAAGGGTGGTACCCTCTAGCCTTACTTCCAGTAATTCATCTAGGGGGTTTAACAGTAGCAGGGGAAATTTTAGGAGAGGTGGAAATTTCATAAGCAGAGGGTGTTTCCGATGTGGACAGTTAGGACATAGAGCAGTGGAATGTTCTATAGACTGGGGAATGAATGAAGTGGGAACTAACGTTCAGTCaaataattcccctcatcagggaaacgatggtgggagattggcgggccccTCGCCGTCTCCCAGAAATAAGATGTAG